The genomic region GGACGAGCTTGCAGCGAAGGCCGCCGAGGCAGCCCGCCTGCTTCGCCTGCTCGCCAACGAGAACCGGCTGCTCGTGCTCTGCCACCTGGCGGGCGAGGGAGAGATGGGCGTCGGCGCACTTGCCGACGCCGTCGGCCTCTCGCAGCCGGCGCTGTCGCAGCACCTCGCGAAGCTTCGCGAGGATGGGCTGGTCGCCACGCGTCGCGAGGCGCAGTCGGTGTTCTACCGGATCGCCGACCGCAAGGTTTCCCGCCTCCTTGAAGTGCTGCGCGAGCTCTACTGCCCGCCTACCGCCTGATCGAACTCGACCGGAAGGAGAGACTGACCATGCTGAAGACGATCACTCCCGAACAGGCAGCCGAGATGCTGCGCGACGGAGGAGCGACTCTCATCGACGTCCGCGAGCCTGACGAGCATGCGCGCGAGCGCATCCCAGGGGCGATGAACCTGCCGCTGTCCCGCCTCGAGGAGGCCGAGCTCGCCGTGCGCGAGGGGCGGCCGGTTCTGTTCCACTGCCGCTCAGGGGCGCGCACGGGCGGCAATGCCGGGCGTCTCGCGGCGAAGGCGGGGCTCTGCGAGGCCTACATCATCGAGGGCGGGCTTGAGGCGTGGAAGCGCGCCGGCCTGCCGGTGGCGGAGGACCGTCGCCAGCCGCTCGAGCTGATGCGTCAGGTTCAGATCGCTGCCGGCGCGATGGTTCTGCTCGGCGTGCTGCTCGGCGCCCTGGTTTCGCCGTGGCTTTACGGGCTCGCCGCGTTCGTCGGCGCGGGGCTCGTGTTCGCCGGTGTGACTGGCACCTGTGGCCTCGCGCGCGTGCTTCGGCTGATGCCGTGGAACCGGGGGCTCGCCGCCGCGTGAGCGATCCGAAACCCCTTTCCGGAGCCGGTCGATGCTCACCCTGACCGTGATCGAGAGCCTGCTCGGCGCCGCCTCGGGCGTGCTCGTCGGCCTCTCGCTTAGCCTCGTCGGTGGCGGCGGGTCGATTCTCGCCGTGCCGCTGCTTGTCCATCTGGTCGGTGTCCCGCTGCCGCATGTCGCGATCGGCACGAGCGCGGTGGCGGTGGCGGCGAATGCGGCCGCGAGCCTTGCGACGCACGCCCGCGCCGGCCATGTGCGCTGGCCTTGTGCGGCTGTGTTCGCGGCGGCAGGCGTGCTGGGCGCGCTCGGCGGGGCACGGCTCGGCAAGATGGTGGATGGTCAGACGTTGCTCGCCGCTTTCGCCCTGATGATGGTGGCGGTGACGGTGCTGATGTTCCATCGTCGCGAGCCGGCTCAGGAGCGCCGGGTGCGTCTCAGCCGCGAGAACGCCCCTGCGCTCGTCGGCGCCAGGCTTGGCGCCGGCGCGCTTTCGGGGTTCTTCGGGATCGGCGGCGGGTTCCCGATCGTTCCCGGCTTGGTGGCGGCGACCGGCATGCCGATGCTTCAGGCCGTCGGCACCTCCCTCGTGGCGGTGACGGCGTTCGGTCTGACCACCGCCGCGAGCTATGCCGCCTCGGGCCTCGTCAACTGGGCGCTTGCCGCGGTGTTTGTCGCGGGGGGCGCGGTTGGAAGCCTCGTCGGCGCCCGGGCGGCGATCGCTCTGTCGCGTCGCCGTGGCCTCATGACGAAGCTCTTCGCCGGCATCATTCTCGCCGTCGCTGCCTACATGCTCGCGCGCAGCTTCGCCGCCCTCTGAGCGTCGGCTCGGCTGAGGCGTTGGTGCTGAGCGCGACGCCTCGATGCCCGCTCGCGGCGATGTTGGATGGAGCGGAGGCCAGCGCTCGAGACGCCTGAAGCCTCGGGGGCTGCGAACTCTGTATGGCGCGCGCCGCATGCCATCGCTGCGGTCCGCTATCCCTACGCGACCTCTCCTGTCCCCGTGGCGTGGTTCGCCTCGCTCAGGCCGCCTTCGCCGGCTCGCGCTTGGCCGCCATTGGCTCGGGCGGCACAAACCGCTCGACGAGATAGAGCGGACGCCCCTTCACCTCGTTGAACACGCGCCCGAGATACTCACCGATCACCCCGAGCGTCATCAGCTGCACCCCGCCGAGGAACAGCATCACCGCCATCACGGACGGATAGCCGGGTACCGGGTTGCCGAAGACGAGCGTGCGCACCACGATCACCCCGCCGAAGCCGAGCGCGAACACGGACACGGCAAGTCCGAGATAGGTCGCGATCTTGAGCGGCATCACGGTGAAGGAGGTGATCCCCTCGAGCGCGAGGTTCCAGAGTTTCCAGTAGTTCCACTTCGTCGTGCCGGCCGCACGCGGCGCGCGGTCATACAGAACCGCCTTCGAGGGGAAGCCGATCCAGGCGAACAATCCCTTCATGAAACGGTGGTGCTCGCGCAGTTGCAGAAGGGCATCGACCGACCGCCGGCTCATCAGCCGGAAATCCCCGGTATTGGGCGGAATCCGCACACGCCCGCCGAGATGCTGCATCAGCTGGTAGAACAGCTCCGCCGTCTTGCGCTTGACGATTGTCTCGCCCTCGCGCACTCGGCGTTGGGCAAAGACGACGTCGTACCCCTCGCGCCAGCCGGCGACGAGCTCGGGAATCACCTCCGGCGGGTCCTGCAGGTCGACATCCGTCACCACCACCGCCTCGCCGCGCGCGTGATCGAGCCCGGCGGTGAGCGCGATCTCCTTGCCGAAGTTCCGGCTGAGATTGACGATGCCGATGCGCGGGTCGGCGGCGCGGAGGCGTTCGAGGATCGCAAGGCTCCGGTCGCGCGAGCCGTCGTTGACGTAGATCACCTCCCACGCAGCACCAAGCCGCTCCATGACCGGAACGAGCCGGGCATGGAACTGCTCGATCACCTCCTCCTCGTTATAGAGCGGCACGACGATCGAGAAGGTCGGGCAAGCGGCGGGGACGGCATGCTCCTGCCCTGGGACAGCAGGCCGTGTCATGGGGCCGCCATCCTGAAGGAGCTGGGACGTCGGGGAAGTCACCATGCCTGTCACCCGTGTCTCTCCGCCACTACCGGGGCCTCCATGCCGAGCCAGCGCCGAAGCATGACATAGCCGACGCCGAGCAGGGTCGGCCCGAGGAACACCCCGATCAGGCCCATCGCAACGAGCCCGCCGAGCACGCCGATGAGCATCAACAGAAGGGGCAGCCGCGCGCCGCGGCTGATCAGCACCGGGCGGAGAACGTTGTCGACGGTCTGCACGGCACCGAGGTTCCACGCGAGCAGCAGGGTCCCGGTCAACGTCTCGCCGGAGTGGTAGAGCCAGAGCACCACGGGCAGCCACACGGGCAGCGGCCCGATCTGGATGATGCCCGCGATCAGCACGCCAAGCCCAAGCAGCGGCACGGCCGGCACGCCGGCAGCGGCGAAGCCGATCGCAGCCAGAACCGCCTGAACCGCCGCCGTGCCGACCACCCCCGCAGAGACGCCGCGGATCGCCCGGGTGGCGACGTCGAGCGCCTCCGTCCCCTCCGCACCACCAAGGCGGGCTGCAAGCCGCGCCGTCATCTCTGCAGCAACGTCGCCCTTGGCGTAGAGAACGGCGGTGGCGATCGCGACCAGAAGGAACTGAAGCATCGTCTCGCCGATCTCGGCGAGGCTCCTGAGCAGCCAGCCCGCGATGGCGGGGCCGACACGTTCGACGAGGTCGGCGGCGGCGCCAGCGTCCTCGGCCAGCGTGCGCCAGGTTTCGGAGAGCCGCTCGCCAAAGAGGGGCAGCGACGCAATCAGGCGCGGCGGCTCGCGCGGCACAGCCGCGACCAGATCAGCCGCCATGCCGCGAAGCTGCGGCAGACCGGCGGTGATCGTGTCGACCAGTGACACGGCAGGCAGCACGACCAGAGCGAGCATGGCAAGAGCAAGCAGGGTGGCGACGAGACCGCGCCGGTTGCCGAGCCGTGCGGTGAGCCATTCGAGCGGCCGCCAGAGCGTGACCACGATCACCGCGGACCAGACGAGGGCAGGGATGAAGGGAGCGATGATGACAAGGCAGGCGAGAAGGAGAAGCACCGCAAGCCCGTAGCCGAGAACCTGTTCGAACTGGGGCGCCCTACCCGGTCGCGGCACCGTCCGCTCCTCGCTCATCGGCGTTCCCTGCTGCCTCCACGACTCCGGCCAGTCGATGAGAGCCTGCGCGCGCCTCTCCTGTCCATGCTTGCGGTTGAGTGCGGCACGTGGACGCTGCAGGGTTGCACCATGGCCCTCGAGCACAGCATCATCCTGCGGGAGGTTGTTGTCTTCCTCGCCGCTGCTGGCATCGCCGTGCCGCTCATGCAGCGGCTTCGCGTCAGCCCCGTGCTCGGCTGGCTGCTCGCTGGCCTGCTCGTCGGGCCGCATGGCGCCGCGCGAGCGGCCGACTCCTTTCCCCCTCTCGCCTTCGTCTCGATCGCGCACTGGGCCGCTATCGCCCCGCTCGCCGAGATCGGGGTTCTGTTCCTCATGTTCTCGATCGGGCTCGAGCTGTCCTTCGCCCGGCTTTGGGCCATGCGGCGGCTGGTGTTCGGCCTCGGCGCAGCGCAGGTTCTCTTCTCGGGCGCCGTGATCGCCCTCGTCGCCTGGGGTTTCGGCAACAGTCCGGGCGCGGCGATCGTGCTCGGGGCATGCCTCGCCCTCTCCTCGACCGCGATCGTGATGCAGGTGCTGATCGAGCAGCGGCGCGTCGCCACTGTCCTCGGCCGCAGCACCTTCGCCGTTCTGCTTCTGCAGGATCTCGCGGTGGTGCCCATCCTGTTCGTCGTCGGCGTGCTCGGCGCGCGGGCGGGCGATGACTCGCTCGCCGTGCTGCTCGCTTCCGTCCTCGCGGGCGGGCTCGTGGTGGCGGTCATCTGGGTCGTCGGGCGGCGCGCGCTGAAGCCGCTGTTCCGGCTGGTGGGCGGAGCGCAGCGGCCCGAGCTCTTCATGGCGATGACGCTGCTGACCGGTCTCGGCGCCGCCTGGGCGACCGCCGAAGCGGGACTGTCGGCGGCGCTGGGCGCGTTCCTCGCCGGGCTCCTGATCGCCGAGACCGAGTATCGCCATCAGGTCGAGGCCGATCTCGAGCCGTTCAAGGGTCTCCTGCTCGGGATGTTCTTCATGTCCGTCGGCATGCGGATCGACCCGGGCGCGGTGGCGGCAGCACCGGTTCTCCTCCCGCTCTCTGCGGTCGGGCTGATCGCGGTGAAGGCAGCGACCGTCTTCCCGCTCTGTCTCGCCTTTGGTCTGCCGCGGCCCGTGGCGGCGGAAGCCGCGCTCCTGCTCGGCCAGGCAGGCGAGTTCGCCTTCGTCGTGGTCGCCCTCGCGAGCCGACTCGGGCTCCTGCCCGAGGAGACAGCGAATTTCATGCTCCTTGTCGCGGCTCTGACCATGGCCGCGACGCCGATGCTCGCCGCCGTCGGCAGACGTGTGGCGGCGTCGATGACCGGGCACGCGGCGGAGACGCCCGAGGAGCCGGAGGAGGGCCTCGCCGGCCATGTGATCATCGCGGGCTTTGGCCGGGTGGGCGAGATGCTCGGGCGAATCCTCGACGAGGAGGGAGCGAGATGGGTCGCGCTCGACCTCGACACGGCCGCCGTCGCCCGCCACCGGCAGCAGGGCAGGCCGGTTTTCTATGCCGATGCGAGCCGGGCGGAGGTGCTGCGCCGCGCGGGCGCTGCGGGTGCGCGCGCGCTCGTGCTGACGATGGACAGTCCCGCTGCCGTTCAGCGCGCGCTCGCCACGGCGCGACAGGGCTGGCCAGGGCTTGCGGTGATCGCGCGCGCGCGCGACCCTGCCCATGCCGCGCGGCTTGTGGAACTCGGCGCCACCCAGGCGGTTCCGGAGACGGTCGAGGCGGCGCTCGCCCTCGCCTCGGGCACGCTCGCCGCGCTCGGCGTTCCGGATGAGGTCGCGGTCGAGGCCGTCGCACGCGAACGGCTGCGTCTCGCCGCGGACT from Elioraea tepida harbors:
- a CDS encoding AI-2E family transporter → MSEERTVPRPGRAPQFEQVLGYGLAVLLLLACLVIIAPFIPALVWSAVIVVTLWRPLEWLTARLGNRRGLVATLLALAMLALVVLPAVSLVDTITAGLPQLRGMAADLVAAVPREPPRLIASLPLFGERLSETWRTLAEDAGAAADLVERVGPAIAGWLLRSLAEIGETMLQFLLVAIATAVLYAKGDVAAEMTARLAARLGGAEGTEALDVATRAIRGVSAGVVGTAAVQAVLAAIGFAAAGVPAVPLLGLGVLIAGIIQIGPLPVWLPVVLWLYHSGETLTGTLLLAWNLGAVQTVDNVLRPVLISRGARLPLLLMLIGVLGGLVAMGLIGVFLGPTLLGVGYVMLRRWLGMEAPVVAERHG
- a CDS encoding glycosyltransferase family 2 protein; protein product: MTRPAVPGQEHAVPAACPTFSIVVPLYNEEEVIEQFHARLVPVMERLGAAWEVIYVNDGSRDRSLAILERLRAADPRIGIVNLSRNFGKEIALTAGLDHARGEAVVVTDVDLQDPPEVIPELVAGWREGYDVVFAQRRVREGETIVKRKTAELFYQLMQHLGGRVRIPPNTGDFRLMSRRSVDALLQLREHHRFMKGLFAWIGFPSKAVLYDRAPRAAGTTKWNYWKLWNLALEGITSFTVMPLKIATYLGLAVSVFALGFGGVIVVRTLVFGNPVPGYPSVMAVMLFLGGVQLMTLGVIGEYLGRVFNEVKGRPLYLVERFVPPEPMAAKREPAKAA
- a CDS encoding cation:proton antiporter domain-containing protein encodes the protein MALEHSIILREVVVFLAAAGIAVPLMQRLRVSPVLGWLLAGLLVGPHGAARAADSFPPLAFVSIAHWAAIAPLAEIGVLFLMFSIGLELSFARLWAMRRLVFGLGAAQVLFSGAVIALVAWGFGNSPGAAIVLGACLALSSTAIVMQVLIEQRRVATVLGRSTFAVLLLQDLAVVPILFVVGVLGARAGDDSLAVLLASVLAGGLVVAVIWVVGRRALKPLFRLVGGAQRPELFMAMTLLTGLGAAWATAEAGLSAALGAFLAGLLIAETEYRHQVEADLEPFKGLLLGMFFMSVGMRIDPGAVAAAPVLLPLSAVGLIAVKAATVFPLCLAFGLPRPVAAEAALLLGQAGEFAFVVVALASRLGLLPEETANFMLLVAALTMAATPMLAAVGRRVAASMTGHAAETPEEPEEGLAGHVIIAGFGRVGEMLGRILDEEGARWVALDLDTAAVARHRQQGRPVFYADASRAEVLRRAGAAGARALVLTMDSPAAVQRALATARQGWPGLAVIARARDPAHAARLVELGATQAVPETVEAALALASGTLAALGVPDEVAVEAVARERLRLAAD
- a CDS encoding sulfite exporter TauE/SafE family protein: MLTLTVIESLLGAASGVLVGLSLSLVGGGGSILAVPLLVHLVGVPLPHVAIGTSAVAVAANAAASLATHARAGHVRWPCAAVFAAAGVLGALGGARLGKMVDGQTLLAAFALMMVAVTVLMFHRREPAQERRVRLSRENAPALVGARLGAGALSGFFGIGGGFPIVPGLVAATGMPMLQAVGTSLVAVTAFGLTTAASYAASGLVNWALAAVFVAGGAVGSLVGARAAIALSRRRGLMTKLFAGIILAVAAYMLARSFAAL
- a CDS encoding rhodanese family protein, whose protein sequence is MLKTITPEQAAEMLRDGGATLIDVREPDEHARERIPGAMNLPLSRLEEAELAVREGRPVLFHCRSGARTGGNAGRLAAKAGLCEAYIIEGGLEAWKRAGLPVAEDRRQPLELMRQVQIAAGAMVLLGVLLGALVSPWLYGLAAFVGAGLVFAGVTGTCGLARVLRLMPWNRGLAAA
- a CDS encoding ArsR/SmtB family transcription factor is translated as MATADTALMDELAAKAAEAARLLRLLANENRLLVLCHLAGEGEMGVGALADAVGLSQPALSQHLAKLREDGLVATRREAQSVFYRIADRKVSRLLEVLRELYCPPTA